The following proteins are encoded in a genomic region of Phragmites australis chromosome 9, lpPhrAust1.1, whole genome shotgun sequence:
- the LOC133929040 gene encoding SAC3 family protein A-like isoform X3 encodes MASHGASAAAGSDAPHAEVIGTGQTNPSPYPPIPSGHHSWSSSTGTATVSWNYPVDKPSEDTVYYDPQRDVSVSGGEQNVGSSAPHAAQSTMGMENAAHSHVPYSSSVQHGYNPVEYANYYYSYPQAINDSSVQQGANQHPGAAYQPLTSFQNSGSYIGPTSNTYYNAGGHQTVPGYESSSYYYQNNAWNGGSSGNNYAQSYQNYSSSDANAPQSSTSVPANSLPYQQQYNQWPYYYNHSVPSASSNPVAGNNTTDNIVVNTPSGSSYPSSQPPPPGTTSWKNNLFASVAPPTQAPGVPGPQNQYADQAGNKYNQAAGGPWSQNHYANQAPAYPQDTMNLNHAPPSNPEDQQRTGSVTTDTSSERKIQIPTNPRIAPGFSMLIPKSEKKKLGAELSKKPAYVSVSMPTNDAKATQVGPDARSIPFSLRNYATRNLNRCKDDAQRAACRSIMEEIMKKAIADGTVLTKNWDTEPLFPLPERVVGMTETSSANNSSPFSSTSTPRKHVKSRWEPVVDEKVKNKVEQIAKGLVNNNIHSTSEPKNRMGSSWDHGRFLQARQAPLNKVNQRPVKKQKISSDPSQIENGNVSSDSDKEQDLTKYYASATALANSPEEKKRREHRSKRFEKSQDSSLKSRNSSANKDAVANMCTRRAISSLLTRTCEEGTSLAVEDMDWDALTIKGTCQEIEKRYLRLTSAPDPSTVRPEEVLEKALAMVETSQKNYLYKCDQLKSIRQDLTVQRIQNELTVKVYETHARLAMQAGDLPEYNQCQSQLKRLYAEGIRGCYFEFSAYNLLCVMLHSNNKRDLLSSMASLSKEAKQDGAVKHALAVHAAVLSGNYVIFFKLYKQAPNLNSCLMDLYVERMRFEAMKCMSKSYRPTVPVGYVAQILGFFRTDSEDSVISGDDGSEECEIWLKAHGAILSVDNSGELQIDMKASSATLYLPEPENAVAHGDASLAVNDFLARTS; translated from the exons ATGGCGAGCCACGGCGCCAGTGCGGCTGCCGGATCCGACGCCCCGCACGCTGAG GTCATCGGTACGGGACAGACAAATCCATCTCCTTATCCGCCTATTCCTTCCGGGCATCATTCATGGTCCTCTTCGACTGGGACAGCAACAGTTTCATGGAACTATCCAGTTGACAAACCTAGCGAAGATACAGTTTACTATGATCCACAAAGGGACGTATCAGTTTCAGGAGGTGAGCAAAATGTTGGAAGCAGTGCGCCTCATGCTGCCCAGTCGACTATGGGGATGGAAAATGCAGCTCACTCTCATGTGCCTTACTCAAGTTCAGTTCAACATGGCTACAACCCTGTAGAATATGCCAACTATTATTATAGCTACCCACAAGCTATAAATGATTCTTCTGTCCAGCAAGGAGCAAACCAGCATCCAGGTGCAGCTTATCAGCCTCTTACTTCATTTCAAAATTCAGGGTCTTACATTGGTCCGACAAGTAACACATATTACAATGCTGGGGGTCATCAGACTGTGCCAGGATATGAAAGCAGCAGCTACTATTATCAGAACAACGCATGGAATGGAGGAAGCTCCGGGAATAATTATGCTCAGTCATACCAAAACTACTCGTCGTCTGATGCAAATGCACCCCAGAGTTCCACTTCGGTGCCTGCCAATTCTTTACCATATCAGCAGCAGTATAACCAGTGGCCATACTATTACAATCACTCTGTGCCGAGTGCTTCTAGCAATCCAGTTGCTGGGAACAATACCACAGATAACATAGTTGTTAACACTCCTTCTGGCTCCTCCTATCCTAGCAGCCAGCCACCTCCACCAGGCACTACATCatggaaaaataatttatttgctTCTGTTGCGCCTCCTACGCAG GCTCCAGGTGTTCCAGGACCTCAGAATCAATACGCCGACCAGGCAGGAAACAAGTATAACCAGGCAGCAGGTGGCCCGTGGTCTCAAAACCATTACGCCAACCAGGCACCGGCATACCCTCAAGATACTATGAATTTGAATCATGCACCACCAAGCAACCCTGAAGATCAACAGAGAACT GGTTCCGTGACAACAGATACTTCCAGTGAAAGAAAAATACAGATACCAACCAATCCCCGAATTGCTCCAGGTTTCTCTATGTTGATACCGAAGAGTGAGAAGAAAAAATTGGGAGCTGAATTATCAAAGAAACCTGCCTATGTTAGTGTTTCCATGCCGACGAATGACGCTAAAGCAACTCAAGTTGGTCCTGATGCT AGATCGATCCCCTTTTCACTCCGTAATTATGCTACGAGGAACCTCAATCGTTGCAAGGATGATGCCCAGAGGGCAGCCTGCCGAAGTATAATGGAAGAG ATCATGAAAAAAGCTATTGCTGATGGAACCGTTCTTACTAAGAATTGGGACACAGAACCACTATTTCCTTTGCCTGAAAGAGTTGTGGGCATGACTGAGACAAG CAGTGCAAACAATTCAAGTCCCTTCTCGTCAACATCTACCCCAAGGAAACATGTGAAAAGTAGGTGGGAGCCTGTTGTagatgaaaaagttaaaaataaGGTGGAACAGATAGCAAAAGGATTGGTCAATAATAACATCCACAGTACTTCGGAACCTAAAAATAGAATG GGTAGCAGTTGGGATCACGGGAGGTTTCTCCAGGCTCGTCAAGCACCTTTAAACAAAGTCAATCAGAGGCCTGTGAAGAAGCAAAAGATCAGTAGCGATCCAAGTCAAATAGAAAATGGAAATGTTTCAAGTGACAGTGATAAGGAGCAGGATCTAACAAAATATTATGCCAGTGCAACTGCGCTAGCAAATTCACCTGAGGAAAAGAAACGTAGGGAGCATAGATCTAAGCGTTTTGAAAAGAGTCAGGATTCATCATTAAAGTCAAGAAACTCTTCTGCAAATAAAGATGCAGTGGCTAATATGTGTACAAGAAGAGCTATTTCATCTTTACTTACTAGAACTTGCGAAGAAGGTACTAGCTTGGCTGTGGAGGATATGGATTGGGATGCGCTGACAATCAAGGGAACGTgtcaggaaattgagaaacGATATCTACGCCTTACATCAGCAcctgatccttccacg GTAAGGCCAGAAGAGGTCCTGGAGAAGGCTCTTGCAATGGTTGAAACATCGCAAAAGAATTATCTTTACAAGTgtgatcaactaaaatcaatTCGCCAAGATCTTACAGTTCAGAGAATCCAGAATGAACTGACTGTCAAG GTTTACGAAACTCATGCCCGTTTAGCAATGCAAGCTGGTGATTTGCCCGAATATAACCAG TGCCAGTCACAACTTAAGAGGCTATATGCAGAAGGAATCAGGGGCTGTTATTTTGAATTTTCTGCTTACAATTTGCTCTGTGTCATGCTCCACTCTAATAATAAACGAGACTTGCTGTCATCAATGGCAAG CTTATCAAAAGAAGCGAAACAAGATGGAGCTGTCAAGCATGCCCTTGCAGTTCATGCTGCCGTTTTATCTGGCAATTATGTCATATTTTTCAAACTATACAAGCAGGCGCCAAATTTGAACTCATGCCTCATGG ATCTATATGTGGAGCGGATGCGCTTCGAAGCTATGAAATGCATGTCTAAATCATATCGCCCAACTGTACCTGTGGGATATGTTGCACAGATTTTGGGATTTTTTAGAACAGATAGTGAAGATTCTGTAATCAGTGGGGATGATGGATCAGAAGAATGTGAAATATGGTTAAAAGCGCATGGGGCTATTCTTTCAGTAGATAACAGTGGAGAACTGCAGATAGACATGAag GCTTCTTCTGCTACACTTTACTTGCCGGAGCCAGAGAATGCTGTTGCACATGGTGATGCATCACTCGCCGTGAATGACTTTTTGGCACGAACATCGTAA
- the LOC133929040 gene encoding SAC3 family protein A-like isoform X2, protein MASHGASAAAGSDAPHAEVIGTGQTNPSPYPPIPSGHHSWSSSTGTATVSWNYPVDKPSEDTVYYDPQRDVSVSGGEQNVGSSAPHAAQSTMGMENAAHSHVPYSSSVQHGYNPVEYANYYYSYPQAINDSSVQQGANQHPGAAYQPLTSFQNSGSYIGPTSNTYYNAGGHQTVPGYESSSYYYQNNAWNGGSSGNNYAQSYQNYSSSDANAPQSSTSVPANSLPYQQQYNQWPYYYNHSVPSASSNPVAGNNTTDNIVVNTPSGSSYPSSQPPPPGTTSWKNNLFASVAPPTQAPGVPGPQNQYADQAGNKYNQAAGGPWSQNHYANQAPAYPQDTMNLNHAPPSNPEDQQRTVDSKGPSSNILSINHVSENFQPNLQGSVTTDTSSERKIQIPTNPRIAPGFSMLIPKSEKKKLGAELSKKPAYVSVSMPTNDAKATQVGPDARSIPFSLRNYATRNLNRCKDDAQRAACRSIMEEIMKKAIADGTVLTKNWDTEPLFPLPERVVGMTETSANNSSPFSSTSTPRKHVKSRWEPVVDEKVKNKVEQIAKGLVNNNIHSTSEPKNRMGSSWDHGRFLQARQAPLNKVNQRPVKKQKISSDPSQIENGNVSSDSDKEQDLTKYYASATALANSPEEKKRREHRSKRFEKSQDSSLKSRNSSANKDAVANMCTRRAISSLLTRTCEEGTSLAVEDMDWDALTIKGTCQEIEKRYLRLTSAPDPSTVRPEEVLEKALAMVETSQKNYLYKCDQLKSIRQDLTVQRIQNELTVKVYETHARLAMQAGDLPEYNQCQSQLKRLYAEGIRGCYFEFSAYNLLCVMLHSNNKRDLLSSMASLSKEAKQDGAVKHALAVHAAVLSGNYVIFFKLYKQAPNLNSCLMDLYVERMRFEAMKCMSKSYRPTVPVGYVAQILGFFRTDSEDSVISGDDGSEECEIWLKAHGAILSVDNSGELQIDMKASSATLYLPEPENAVAHGDASLAVNDFLARTS, encoded by the exons ATGGCGAGCCACGGCGCCAGTGCGGCTGCCGGATCCGACGCCCCGCACGCTGAG GTCATCGGTACGGGACAGACAAATCCATCTCCTTATCCGCCTATTCCTTCCGGGCATCATTCATGGTCCTCTTCGACTGGGACAGCAACAGTTTCATGGAACTATCCAGTTGACAAACCTAGCGAAGATACAGTTTACTATGATCCACAAAGGGACGTATCAGTTTCAGGAGGTGAGCAAAATGTTGGAAGCAGTGCGCCTCATGCTGCCCAGTCGACTATGGGGATGGAAAATGCAGCTCACTCTCATGTGCCTTACTCAAGTTCAGTTCAACATGGCTACAACCCTGTAGAATATGCCAACTATTATTATAGCTACCCACAAGCTATAAATGATTCTTCTGTCCAGCAAGGAGCAAACCAGCATCCAGGTGCAGCTTATCAGCCTCTTACTTCATTTCAAAATTCAGGGTCTTACATTGGTCCGACAAGTAACACATATTACAATGCTGGGGGTCATCAGACTGTGCCAGGATATGAAAGCAGCAGCTACTATTATCAGAACAACGCATGGAATGGAGGAAGCTCCGGGAATAATTATGCTCAGTCATACCAAAACTACTCGTCGTCTGATGCAAATGCACCCCAGAGTTCCACTTCGGTGCCTGCCAATTCTTTACCATATCAGCAGCAGTATAACCAGTGGCCATACTATTACAATCACTCTGTGCCGAGTGCTTCTAGCAATCCAGTTGCTGGGAACAATACCACAGATAACATAGTTGTTAACACTCCTTCTGGCTCCTCCTATCCTAGCAGCCAGCCACCTCCACCAGGCACTACATCatggaaaaataatttatttgctTCTGTTGCGCCTCCTACGCAG GCTCCAGGTGTTCCAGGACCTCAGAATCAATACGCCGACCAGGCAGGAAACAAGTATAACCAGGCAGCAGGTGGCCCGTGGTCTCAAAACCATTACGCCAACCAGGCACCGGCATACCCTCAAGATACTATGAATTTGAATCATGCACCACCAAGCAACCCTGAAGATCAACAGAGAACTGTAGATTCTAAAGGTCCAAGCTCAAATATTTTGTCGATCAACCATGTTTCTGAAAATTTTCAACCAAACTTGCAGGGTTCCGTGACAACAGATACTTCCAGTGAAAGAAAAATACAGATACCAACCAATCCCCGAATTGCTCCAGGTTTCTCTATGTTGATACCGAAGAGTGAGAAGAAAAAATTGGGAGCTGAATTATCAAAGAAACCTGCCTATGTTAGTGTTTCCATGCCGACGAATGACGCTAAAGCAACTCAAGTTGGTCCTGATGCT AGATCGATCCCCTTTTCACTCCGTAATTATGCTACGAGGAACCTCAATCGTTGCAAGGATGATGCCCAGAGGGCAGCCTGCCGAAGTATAATGGAAGAG ATCATGAAAAAAGCTATTGCTGATGGAACCGTTCTTACTAAGAATTGGGACACAGAACCACTATTTCCTTTGCCTGAAAGAGTTGTGGGCATGACTGAGACAAG TGCAAACAATTCAAGTCCCTTCTCGTCAACATCTACCCCAAGGAAACATGTGAAAAGTAGGTGGGAGCCTGTTGTagatgaaaaagttaaaaataaGGTGGAACAGATAGCAAAAGGATTGGTCAATAATAACATCCACAGTACTTCGGAACCTAAAAATAGAATG GGTAGCAGTTGGGATCACGGGAGGTTTCTCCAGGCTCGTCAAGCACCTTTAAACAAAGTCAATCAGAGGCCTGTGAAGAAGCAAAAGATCAGTAGCGATCCAAGTCAAATAGAAAATGGAAATGTTTCAAGTGACAGTGATAAGGAGCAGGATCTAACAAAATATTATGCCAGTGCAACTGCGCTAGCAAATTCACCTGAGGAAAAGAAACGTAGGGAGCATAGATCTAAGCGTTTTGAAAAGAGTCAGGATTCATCATTAAAGTCAAGAAACTCTTCTGCAAATAAAGATGCAGTGGCTAATATGTGTACAAGAAGAGCTATTTCATCTTTACTTACTAGAACTTGCGAAGAAGGTACTAGCTTGGCTGTGGAGGATATGGATTGGGATGCGCTGACAATCAAGGGAACGTgtcaggaaattgagaaacGATATCTACGCCTTACATCAGCAcctgatccttccacg GTAAGGCCAGAAGAGGTCCTGGAGAAGGCTCTTGCAATGGTTGAAACATCGCAAAAGAATTATCTTTACAAGTgtgatcaactaaaatcaatTCGCCAAGATCTTACAGTTCAGAGAATCCAGAATGAACTGACTGTCAAG GTTTACGAAACTCATGCCCGTTTAGCAATGCAAGCTGGTGATTTGCCCGAATATAACCAG TGCCAGTCACAACTTAAGAGGCTATATGCAGAAGGAATCAGGGGCTGTTATTTTGAATTTTCTGCTTACAATTTGCTCTGTGTCATGCTCCACTCTAATAATAAACGAGACTTGCTGTCATCAATGGCAAG CTTATCAAAAGAAGCGAAACAAGATGGAGCTGTCAAGCATGCCCTTGCAGTTCATGCTGCCGTTTTATCTGGCAATTATGTCATATTTTTCAAACTATACAAGCAGGCGCCAAATTTGAACTCATGCCTCATGG ATCTATATGTGGAGCGGATGCGCTTCGAAGCTATGAAATGCATGTCTAAATCATATCGCCCAACTGTACCTGTGGGATATGTTGCACAGATTTTGGGATTTTTTAGAACAGATAGTGAAGATTCTGTAATCAGTGGGGATGATGGATCAGAAGAATGTGAAATATGGTTAAAAGCGCATGGGGCTATTCTTTCAGTAGATAACAGTGGAGAACTGCAGATAGACATGAag GCTTCTTCTGCTACACTTTACTTGCCGGAGCCAGAGAATGCTGTTGCACATGGTGATGCATCACTCGCCGTGAATGACTTTTTGGCACGAACATCGTAA
- the LOC133929040 gene encoding SAC3 family protein A-like isoform X1 yields the protein MASHGASAAAGSDAPHAEVIGTGQTNPSPYPPIPSGHHSWSSSTGTATVSWNYPVDKPSEDTVYYDPQRDVSVSGGEQNVGSSAPHAAQSTMGMENAAHSHVPYSSSVQHGYNPVEYANYYYSYPQAINDSSVQQGANQHPGAAYQPLTSFQNSGSYIGPTSNTYYNAGGHQTVPGYESSSYYYQNNAWNGGSSGNNYAQSYQNYSSSDANAPQSSTSVPANSLPYQQQYNQWPYYYNHSVPSASSNPVAGNNTTDNIVVNTPSGSSYPSSQPPPPGTTSWKNNLFASVAPPTQAPGVPGPQNQYADQAGNKYNQAAGGPWSQNHYANQAPAYPQDTMNLNHAPPSNPEDQQRTVDSKGPSSNILSINHVSENFQPNLQGSVTTDTSSERKIQIPTNPRIAPGFSMLIPKSEKKKLGAELSKKPAYVSVSMPTNDAKATQVGPDARSIPFSLRNYATRNLNRCKDDAQRAACRSIMEEIMKKAIADGTVLTKNWDTEPLFPLPERVVGMTETSSANNSSPFSSTSTPRKHVKSRWEPVVDEKVKNKVEQIAKGLVNNNIHSTSEPKNRMGSSWDHGRFLQARQAPLNKVNQRPVKKQKISSDPSQIENGNVSSDSDKEQDLTKYYASATALANSPEEKKRREHRSKRFEKSQDSSLKSRNSSANKDAVANMCTRRAISSLLTRTCEEGTSLAVEDMDWDALTIKGTCQEIEKRYLRLTSAPDPSTVRPEEVLEKALAMVETSQKNYLYKCDQLKSIRQDLTVQRIQNELTVKVYETHARLAMQAGDLPEYNQCQSQLKRLYAEGIRGCYFEFSAYNLLCVMLHSNNKRDLLSSMASLSKEAKQDGAVKHALAVHAAVLSGNYVIFFKLYKQAPNLNSCLMDLYVERMRFEAMKCMSKSYRPTVPVGYVAQILGFFRTDSEDSVISGDDGSEECEIWLKAHGAILSVDNSGELQIDMKASSATLYLPEPENAVAHGDASLAVNDFLARTS from the exons ATGGCGAGCCACGGCGCCAGTGCGGCTGCCGGATCCGACGCCCCGCACGCTGAG GTCATCGGTACGGGACAGACAAATCCATCTCCTTATCCGCCTATTCCTTCCGGGCATCATTCATGGTCCTCTTCGACTGGGACAGCAACAGTTTCATGGAACTATCCAGTTGACAAACCTAGCGAAGATACAGTTTACTATGATCCACAAAGGGACGTATCAGTTTCAGGAGGTGAGCAAAATGTTGGAAGCAGTGCGCCTCATGCTGCCCAGTCGACTATGGGGATGGAAAATGCAGCTCACTCTCATGTGCCTTACTCAAGTTCAGTTCAACATGGCTACAACCCTGTAGAATATGCCAACTATTATTATAGCTACCCACAAGCTATAAATGATTCTTCTGTCCAGCAAGGAGCAAACCAGCATCCAGGTGCAGCTTATCAGCCTCTTACTTCATTTCAAAATTCAGGGTCTTACATTGGTCCGACAAGTAACACATATTACAATGCTGGGGGTCATCAGACTGTGCCAGGATATGAAAGCAGCAGCTACTATTATCAGAACAACGCATGGAATGGAGGAAGCTCCGGGAATAATTATGCTCAGTCATACCAAAACTACTCGTCGTCTGATGCAAATGCACCCCAGAGTTCCACTTCGGTGCCTGCCAATTCTTTACCATATCAGCAGCAGTATAACCAGTGGCCATACTATTACAATCACTCTGTGCCGAGTGCTTCTAGCAATCCAGTTGCTGGGAACAATACCACAGATAACATAGTTGTTAACACTCCTTCTGGCTCCTCCTATCCTAGCAGCCAGCCACCTCCACCAGGCACTACATCatggaaaaataatttatttgctTCTGTTGCGCCTCCTACGCAG GCTCCAGGTGTTCCAGGACCTCAGAATCAATACGCCGACCAGGCAGGAAACAAGTATAACCAGGCAGCAGGTGGCCCGTGGTCTCAAAACCATTACGCCAACCAGGCACCGGCATACCCTCAAGATACTATGAATTTGAATCATGCACCACCAAGCAACCCTGAAGATCAACAGAGAACTGTAGATTCTAAAGGTCCAAGCTCAAATATTTTGTCGATCAACCATGTTTCTGAAAATTTTCAACCAAACTTGCAGGGTTCCGTGACAACAGATACTTCCAGTGAAAGAAAAATACAGATACCAACCAATCCCCGAATTGCTCCAGGTTTCTCTATGTTGATACCGAAGAGTGAGAAGAAAAAATTGGGAGCTGAATTATCAAAGAAACCTGCCTATGTTAGTGTTTCCATGCCGACGAATGACGCTAAAGCAACTCAAGTTGGTCCTGATGCT AGATCGATCCCCTTTTCACTCCGTAATTATGCTACGAGGAACCTCAATCGTTGCAAGGATGATGCCCAGAGGGCAGCCTGCCGAAGTATAATGGAAGAG ATCATGAAAAAAGCTATTGCTGATGGAACCGTTCTTACTAAGAATTGGGACACAGAACCACTATTTCCTTTGCCTGAAAGAGTTGTGGGCATGACTGAGACAAG CAGTGCAAACAATTCAAGTCCCTTCTCGTCAACATCTACCCCAAGGAAACATGTGAAAAGTAGGTGGGAGCCTGTTGTagatgaaaaagttaaaaataaGGTGGAACAGATAGCAAAAGGATTGGTCAATAATAACATCCACAGTACTTCGGAACCTAAAAATAGAATG GGTAGCAGTTGGGATCACGGGAGGTTTCTCCAGGCTCGTCAAGCACCTTTAAACAAAGTCAATCAGAGGCCTGTGAAGAAGCAAAAGATCAGTAGCGATCCAAGTCAAATAGAAAATGGAAATGTTTCAAGTGACAGTGATAAGGAGCAGGATCTAACAAAATATTATGCCAGTGCAACTGCGCTAGCAAATTCACCTGAGGAAAAGAAACGTAGGGAGCATAGATCTAAGCGTTTTGAAAAGAGTCAGGATTCATCATTAAAGTCAAGAAACTCTTCTGCAAATAAAGATGCAGTGGCTAATATGTGTACAAGAAGAGCTATTTCATCTTTACTTACTAGAACTTGCGAAGAAGGTACTAGCTTGGCTGTGGAGGATATGGATTGGGATGCGCTGACAATCAAGGGAACGTgtcaggaaattgagaaacGATATCTACGCCTTACATCAGCAcctgatccttccacg GTAAGGCCAGAAGAGGTCCTGGAGAAGGCTCTTGCAATGGTTGAAACATCGCAAAAGAATTATCTTTACAAGTgtgatcaactaaaatcaatTCGCCAAGATCTTACAGTTCAGAGAATCCAGAATGAACTGACTGTCAAG GTTTACGAAACTCATGCCCGTTTAGCAATGCAAGCTGGTGATTTGCCCGAATATAACCAG TGCCAGTCACAACTTAAGAGGCTATATGCAGAAGGAATCAGGGGCTGTTATTTTGAATTTTCTGCTTACAATTTGCTCTGTGTCATGCTCCACTCTAATAATAAACGAGACTTGCTGTCATCAATGGCAAG CTTATCAAAAGAAGCGAAACAAGATGGAGCTGTCAAGCATGCCCTTGCAGTTCATGCTGCCGTTTTATCTGGCAATTATGTCATATTTTTCAAACTATACAAGCAGGCGCCAAATTTGAACTCATGCCTCATGG ATCTATATGTGGAGCGGATGCGCTTCGAAGCTATGAAATGCATGTCTAAATCATATCGCCCAACTGTACCTGTGGGATATGTTGCACAGATTTTGGGATTTTTTAGAACAGATAGTGAAGATTCTGTAATCAGTGGGGATGATGGATCAGAAGAATGTGAAATATGGTTAAAAGCGCATGGGGCTATTCTTTCAGTAGATAACAGTGGAGAACTGCAGATAGACATGAag GCTTCTTCTGCTACACTTTACTTGCCGGAGCCAGAGAATGCTGTTGCACATGGTGATGCATCACTCGCCGTGAATGACTTTTTGGCACGAACATCGTAA